In Pseudobdellovibrio exovorus JSS, the genomic stretch CAGAATGGACGATTCATTAATACAGTGTCTTTGGCACAGTAAAGAGACACTGGCCTGTCTGACTCCTTATGCGTATCAGCCTATATGGATTTACACTTTTTTAGTGGTCATGATGCTGTTATCTGCGATTGGACTGCCTTTTCCTGAAGAAGCAACATTAGTCAGTGTGGGCGTTTTAGCTTATATGGGATCAAATCCAGATAAGTATCCGCCGCCGTATGAAGGAGCTCCGCATGTACATGCGGAGACTGCTGCGATAGTTGCCTTTCTTATTGTCTGGTTATCTGACTTTTGGGTTTATGGTGTCGGGCGACTTTTTGGTCGACGTATTTTTGAATGGAAGCCGATTAAGTCAGTTTTATCAGAAAAAAATCGTCTACG encodes the following:
- a CDS encoding DedA family protein; this translates as MDDSLIQCLWHSKETLACLTPYAYQPIWIYTFLVVMMLLSAIGLPFPEEATLVSVGVLAYMGSNPDKYPPPYEGAPHVHAETAAIVAFLIVWLSDFWVYGVGRLFGRRIFEWKPIKSVLSEKNRLRIEEWTQKYGAYACGIFRFTPGIRFPGHLACGMLKFPAWKFLVIDGIAALISVPTQILLLAYYGDHILYYLKQFKIGVLIVLVILGLYFLYKKYFAKRAVA